In Parasphingorhabdus halotolerans, a single window of DNA contains:
- a CDS encoding CDC48 family AAA ATPase, producing MIKLQVANARPEDSGRGLARLSRENLGKLGLIEGDVVEISGKRPTPARAVLPYPEDEGLDFARLDGLQRANAGVGSGDFVEIRKVDSKPAKKVVFAPAQKDLRLHGSGNGLKRSFMGRPVTAGDFVATHGQQQVDRGDMPPQLQQMLAAPAFSLQQIRLTVVSTSPKGVVHIDQDTEVELRPEYEETTEHRRADVTYDDVGGLHETIDQLREMVELPLRYPQLFTRLGVDPPRGVLLHGPPGTGKTRLARAVANESDAEFFLINGPEIMGSAYGESEKKLREIFEEATKAAPSILFIDEIDSIAPKRGQVQGETEKRLVAQLLTLMDGLESRLNLVVIAATNRPEAIDEALRRPGRFDREIVVGVPDIKGRKEILGIHTRGMPLEPAVDLQELARTTYGFVGADLAALTREAAIEAVRRIMPKLDLESETVPPEVLEELVVRRDDFVEALKRVQPSAMREVMVQAPDVRWEDIGGLDDAQMRLKEGIELPMKNPEAFTRLGIRPAKGFLLYGPPGTGKTLLAKAVAREAEANFIATKSSDLLSKWYGESEQQIARLFARARQVAPTILFIDEIDSLVPARGGGMGEPQVTERVVNTILAEMDGLEEMQSVILIGATNRPGLVDPALLRPGRFDELIYVPVPGKAGRRRILAIHTSKMPMAKDVDLDDIAERAERYSGADLEDLVRRAGLYALREYGGLVETVSMKHFEKALKDSRASVTPEMEEEYSKMESELKQNAMRAEPIGFVSPGMLTPERGSKHGE from the coding sequence ATGATAAAACTGCAGGTTGCCAACGCGCGACCGGAAGATAGTGGCCGCGGCTTGGCCCGATTGTCTCGGGAAAACCTTGGCAAACTCGGGTTGATCGAGGGTGACGTTGTCGAAATATCCGGCAAACGCCCTACGCCTGCACGGGCCGTTCTTCCCTATCCCGAAGATGAAGGGCTTGATTTTGCAAGGCTTGATGGCTTGCAGCGCGCAAATGCCGGTGTGGGCTCCGGGGATTTCGTCGAAATTCGCAAGGTGGATTCGAAACCAGCAAAGAAAGTGGTGTTCGCCCCGGCGCAAAAAGACCTGCGTCTGCATGGCAGCGGGAATGGCTTGAAACGAAGCTTTATGGGCCGGCCGGTAACCGCTGGTGATTTTGTTGCTACTCACGGCCAGCAGCAAGTCGATCGCGGTGATATGCCGCCCCAACTTCAGCAGATGCTTGCTGCTCCGGCATTTTCCCTGCAGCAGATCAGGTTAACCGTGGTGTCAACATCTCCCAAAGGCGTTGTTCATATCGATCAGGACACCGAGGTTGAGTTACGCCCGGAATATGAAGAAACAACCGAACACCGTCGCGCGGATGTCACATATGATGATGTTGGTGGATTGCATGAGACGATTGATCAGCTGCGCGAAATGGTCGAGCTGCCACTGCGTTACCCGCAATTATTCACCCGGCTTGGCGTTGATCCCCCGCGCGGTGTGTTGCTCCATGGCCCTCCGGGAACAGGAAAAACCCGCCTTGCCCGCGCGGTTGCGAATGAAAGCGACGCTGAATTTTTCCTGATCAACGGCCCGGAAATCATGGGGTCCGCCTACGGCGAGTCGGAGAAAAAACTCCGCGAGATTTTTGAAGAAGCGACCAAGGCTGCGCCGTCGATCCTGTTTATCGACGAGATCGACTCCATCGCGCCCAAACGTGGTCAGGTGCAAGGGGAAACCGAGAAACGTCTGGTCGCGCAACTTCTGACCCTTATGGACGGACTGGAGTCACGGCTTAATCTGGTCGTTATTGCTGCCACAAACCGGCCTGAAGCCATTGATGAGGCATTGCGCCGTCCCGGCCGGTTTGATCGTGAAATCGTTGTTGGTGTTCCTGATATAAAAGGCCGCAAAGAGATATTGGGCATCCACACGCGGGGTATGCCGCTGGAACCAGCGGTTGATTTGCAGGAGCTGGCGCGCACGACCTATGGTTTTGTCGGGGCTGATCTTGCCGCTTTGACGCGGGAAGCGGCAATAGAAGCCGTGCGACGGATCATGCCCAAGCTGGATCTGGAATCAGAAACGGTGCCGCCCGAAGTGCTTGAAGAGCTTGTCGTTCGGCGTGATGATTTTGTTGAGGCGCTTAAACGCGTGCAACCATCGGCGATGCGTGAGGTGATGGTGCAGGCACCGGACGTTCGCTGGGAAGACATTGGCGGGCTTGATGATGCGCAGATGCGCCTTAAAGAGGGCATTGAATTGCCGATGAAAAACCCGGAAGCTTTCACGCGGCTCGGAATAAGACCCGCTAAGGGATTTCTGCTCTATGGCCCTCCGGGTACGGGCAAAACCCTGCTGGCCAAAGCGGTTGCGCGCGAGGCGGAAGCGAATTTCATTGCGACCAAATCCAGCGATCTGCTTTCCAAATGGTATGGCGAGAGTGAACAGCAAATTGCCCGGCTTTTTGCCCGTGCGCGCCAGGTAGCGCCAACTATCCTGTTCATTGACGAGATTGATAGTCTGGTTCCGGCGCGTGGCGGAGGCATGGGTGAACCGCAAGTGACTGAGCGCGTGGTCAATACTATTCTTGCAGAAATGGACGGGCTTGAGGAAATGCAGTCGGTAATATTGATCGGCGCGACGAACCGTCCCGGTCTGGTTGATCCGGCATTGTTGCGGCCCGGCCGGTTTGACGAGCTCATTTACGTGCCGGTTCCGGGGAAAGCCGGTCGGCGCAGAATATTGGCCATTCATACATCAAAAATGCCGATGGCGAAGGATGTCGATCTGGATGATATTGCGGAACGAGCGGAAAGATATTCGGGCGCTGATCTTGAAGACCTTGTACGCCGGGCCGGGCTTTATGCGCTACGTGAATATGGCGGTTTGGTCGAAACCGTGTCGATGAAGCATTTCGAGAAAGCGCTAAAAGACAGTCGGGCGTCCGTCACGCCGGAAATGGAGGAGGAATACTCGAAAATGGAAAGCGAGCTGAAACAAAACGCGATGCGCGCCGAGCCTATTGGTTTTGTTTCTCCAGGCATGCTGACACCGGAACGGGGCAGCAAGCATGGTGAGTGA
- a CDS encoding LysR substrate-binding domain-containing protein: protein MRRLPPLRALEAFVRVARLGSSKAAAAELALSAPALSRRIKSLEDHIGKTLFERRNQSMILNEDGRILLETVAPAMENIADAVEKMTVTGSDMRLRLGVLPLFGATRLLPRLPELKKLYPKLHIDVDTSSHAENMLGDVIDAAIIIADHVDPNLHSVKLDSNKVYAIASSELKNGPNAITTPTDLQNHNILVHSDMTKAFDQWKLAVGLPDLEPAGVDHMNSGPLMLEAAAQGLGVAIMHGGHFSDANDPRLVRLFDYDIDSPYSYWFVCRKRDRKNRAVRIFHDWVIKAGL from the coding sequence ATGCGGCGTCTTCCTCCCCTTCGCGCTCTTGAAGCCTTTGTTCGTGTGGCACGGCTTGGTTCATCCAAGGCGGCCGCCGCTGAACTTGCCCTTTCTGCACCCGCCCTGAGCCGACGGATAAAGTCTCTCGAAGATCATATTGGAAAGACGCTGTTCGAGCGCCGCAATCAATCAATGATTCTCAATGAGGATGGTCGGATCCTGCTCGAAACGGTTGCTCCTGCGATGGAAAATATCGCCGATGCCGTGGAAAAAATGACGGTTACCGGAAGCGACATGCGGTTGCGACTGGGCGTTTTACCGCTGTTTGGCGCAACCCGGCTGTTGCCGCGCTTGCCGGAGCTTAAAAAGCTCTATCCCAAACTGCATATTGATGTGGATACGTCGAGCCATGCGGAAAATATGCTGGGCGATGTTATCGACGCGGCGATCATTATAGCAGACCATGTCGATCCAAATCTCCATTCGGTAAAACTGGACAGCAACAAGGTTTATGCCATCGCTTCATCGGAGCTCAAAAATGGCCCGAATGCGATCACAACTCCAACGGATCTGCAAAACCATAATATTCTGGTTCACAGCGATATGACCAAAGCGTTCGATCAGTGGAAATTGGCAGTCGGTTTGCCCGATCTCGAACCAGCGGGCGTCGACCATATGAATAGCGGACCCTTGATGCTCGAAGCCGCAGCCCAAGGGTTGGGCGTTGCCATCATGCACGGCGGTCATTTTTCGGATGCAAATGACCCGCGTTTGGTGCGGTTATTCGACTATGACATTGATAGCCCCTATAGCTACTGGTTCGTTTGCCGCAAACGGGACAGGAAAAATCGCGCCGTACGGATTTTCCATGATTGGGTCATTAAAGCTGGCCTGTAA